The following proteins are co-located in the Limibacillus sp. genome:
- a CDS encoding amino acid ABC transporter substrate-binding protein, translating into MTPKLTTLKAMTAVLALALLATFTAPAERAEAQTLEQIKETKTVRLGVRRDAAPFSSIIEGERTAGYSVDLCIAVAGQISQMLGVGSLSVEFVEVTAENRFDSIVEGKIDLLCGATSVTLSRREVIDFSTPIFVDGASVLLRADGPQSFAELEGKVIGVRGGTTTEAALENTLIRQQVTATVMAVTDHADGLAALESKQIDAYFADQSILFFLTTKSQEPTRLMVSENSFTVELYALGLPRGDNEFRLAVDRALARLFRGGAVKSLFEKNFGNAQPSEGLRYLARFGALPE; encoded by the coding sequence ATGACACCCAAGCTGACTACCTTGAAGGCAATGACGGCGGTTCTCGCCCTTGCACTTCTTGCGACCTTCACAGCCCCCGCGGAGCGCGCAGAGGCGCAGACGCTGGAGCAGATCAAGGAGACCAAGACGGTGAGGCTTGGCGTGCGCAGGGATGCAGCGCCCTTCTCGTCGATCATCGAAGGAGAGCGCACTGCCGGCTACAGCGTCGATCTCTGCATCGCGGTCGCCGGACAGATCAGCCAGATGCTGGGCGTGGGCAGCCTCTCGGTCGAGTTCGTGGAGGTGACGGCGGAGAACCGGTTTGACAGCATCGTGGAGGGGAAGATCGACCTCCTGTGCGGCGCGACCTCGGTAACACTCAGCCGCCGGGAAGTGATCGACTTCTCAACGCCCATCTTCGTCGACGGCGCCAGCGTCCTGCTGCGGGCCGACGGACCGCAGAGCTTTGCCGAACTGGAGGGCAAGGTCATCGGCGTGCGCGGGGGCACCACGACCGAGGCCGCCCTGGAGAATACGCTGATCCGCCAGCAGGTGACCGCCACGGTGATGGCTGTCACCGACCATGCGGATGGCTTGGCGGCCTTGGAGAGCAAGCAGATCGACGCCTATTTCGCCGATCAGTCGATCCTTTTCTTCCTGACCACCAAGTCACAGGAGCCGACCCGGCTGATGGTCTCGGAGAACAGCTTCACCGTGGAGCTCTACGCGCTGGGTCTGCCCCGGGGCGATAACGAGTTCCGCCTGGCGGTCGACCGCGCGCTTGCCCGTCTCTTCCGGGGCGGGGCCGTAAAGAGCCTTTTCGAGAAGAACTTCGGCAACGCTCAGCCAAGCGAAGGGCTGCGCTACCTGGCGCGCTTCGGCGCGCTGCCCGAATAA